In a genomic window of Saccharomyces kudriavzevii IFO 1802 strain IFO1802 genome assembly, chromosome: 2:
- the ERV15 gene encoding Erv15p (similar to Saccharomyces cerevisiae ERV15 (YBR210W) and ERV14 (YGL054C); ancestral locus Anc_6.102): MSGTGLSLFVTGLVLNCLNSICQIYFTILYGDLEADYINSIELCKRVNRLSIPEAVLQGFISILFLFNGYWFVFLLNVPVLAYNASKVYKKTYPLDATDIFRALRRCKIECFLKLGFYLFLFLFYFYRMVTALLENDANLIG; encoded by the coding sequence ATGTCAGGAACAGGGTTGTCATTATTTGTGACCGGCCTTGTACTGAATTGTTTGAATTCGATTTGTCAGATATACTTTACGATATTATACGGCGACTTGGAAGCAGATTATATCAATTCAATCGAGCTGTGCAAAAGGGTGAATAGATTGAGCATACCAGAGGCAGTTTTACAGGGCTTTATTTCTatattgtttcttttcaatggaTACTGGTTCGTTTTCCTCCTGAATGTCCCTGTTCTCGCATATAACGCTAGTAAAGtctataaaaaaacatatCCGCTGGATGCTACGGATATTTTCAGAGCTCTGCGTAGATGTAAGATCGAGTGCTTTCTGAAGCTAGGTTTTTACCTTTTCctatttctcttttatttctataGGATGGTTACAGCATtacttgaaaatgatgCAAACTTGATAGGGTAG
- the AME1 gene encoding Ame1p (similar to Saccharomyces cerevisiae AME1 (YBR211C); ancestral locus Anc_6.103) — translation MDRDTKLAFRLRGSHSRKTDDIDDGVIVFRTPNAFYGEGVSPVQSPVHPMLSSPRRANSFEFPIDAGDVNAQDRYEQEDQPVDAEDYPMDEVENDSPANEPLQDVRNDEELTTRYNFNDIPIRQLSSSITSVTTIDVLSSLFINLFENDLIPQALKDFNKSNDDHFRKLLYKLDLRLFQTISDQMTRDLKDILDINVSNNELCYQLKQVLTRREDLNQQIISVRDEIQELKAGKDWHDLQIEQSKLNDKVKLNKKLNDLTSTLLGKSHAGGSTMSQGDEENSIRDDSNMLDIAHFANLVDPYNGLLNKINKINEKLSNELQLGP, via the coding sequence ATGGATAGAGACACTAAACTGGCATTCAGGCTGAGGGGTAgtcattcaagaaagacAGACGATATCGATGATGGTGTTATTGTATTTAGAACTCCCAATGCGTTTTACGGGGAGGGGGTTTCGCCCGTTCAATCTCCTGTTCATCCTATGTTGTCCTCTCCAAGACGTGCAAactcttttgaatttccaATTGATGCCGGTGACGTAAATGCGCAGGATCGCTATGAACAAGAAGACCAACCCGTAGATGCTGAAGATTATCCCATGGATGAAGTTGAAAACGACAGTCCCGCGAACGAACCGCTACAGGATGTaagaaatgatgaagagctTACTACACGATATAATTTCAATGATATACCCATTAGACAGTTATCATCTTCCATCACTTCTGTCACCACAATCGATGTtttgtcttctttgtttattaatttatttgaaaacgaTTTGATTCCGCAAGCCTTGAAGGATTTCAATAAAAGTAATGACGATCACTTCAGGAAATTATTGTACAAATTAGATCTCCGCCTTTTTCAAACGATATCGGATCAGATGACTAGAGATTTGAAAGACATATTGGATATTAATGTATCAAATAACGAGCTTTGCTACCAACTAAAGCAGGTACTTACTCGAAGGGAAGATTTGAACCAGCAGATAATATCGGTACGGGACgaaattcaagaattgaaaGCCGGTAAGGACTGGCACGATTTACAAATTGAACAATCGAAGCTGAACGATAAAgtgaaattgaataaaaagctGAATGATTTGACGTCTACCTTGCTGGGTAAATCTCACGCAGGCGGCAGTACGATGAGTCAAGGGGACGAAGAGAATTCAATACGGGATGATTCGAATATGCTGGATATCGCACATTTCGCTAACTTAGTGGATCCATATAACGGGCTTCTCAAcaaaattaataaaataaatgaaaaactctCCAACGAATTACAATTAGGtccataa
- the NGR1 gene encoding Ngr1p (similar to Saccharomyces cerevisiae NGR1 (YBR212W); ancestral locus Anc_6.104), with the protein MSYANNAFQRQDNAYIIPLPPSSTVETSSEPPRTLWMGDLDPSFDEATIEEIWSKLNKKVIVKLIRAKKNLLIPCSSTSSSNTNTNEENGENQQSASNSSDQLDNSQMININGVSFIDPSTTQLHHAGYCFVEFETQKDAQFALSLNATPLPNFYSPTTNAQTNPTFKRTFRLNWASGATLQSSIPSTPEFSLFVGDLSPTATEADLLSLFQTRFKSVKTVRVMTDPLTGSSRCFGFVRFGNEDERRRALIEMSGKWFQGRALRVAYATPRNNMMLQLQEQQQQQQLQPNQSQQQEQEDNQGPLLVKTANDLIQSNSNMLPLNAIQNGPPMPSKEGGNSNVRANEFLPSNTYNSDPTNTTVFVGGLVPKTAEFQLRSLFKPFGPILNVRIPNGKNCGFVKFEKRIDAEASIQGLQGFIVGGSPIRLSWGRPSSSNAKAASTVMGTGQYLSSNNVRASSSASGMDNSKQILELYAEDKRQLFLQQQQQQQQQQQNGNYPGEQLTHHNYYNYNNYDYHGNKNGSHGDLANPQRSAAPYIQEDSTMYSHQYSSPSYSLQPIRNQHSNVNNTMPQFGNTMPMPLPNGNDDKMGMGMNMNMNMGMNPNMNMNMNPVAYGMGNSTNMYDASRMMHPPLNTVSNANNPKLNIMSKHPNKNNIPPIHPSLLH; encoded by the coding sequence ATGTCCTACGCTAATAACGCCTTTCAAAGGCAGGACAATGCATACATCATTCCATTGCCCCCTTCATCCACCGTAGAGACCTCTTCTGAGCCTCCAAGAACATTATGGATGGGTGATTTAGATCCTTCCTTTGACGAAGCCACTATTGAAGAGATTTGgtcaaaattgaataaaaaagttATTGTTAAATTAATAAGagccaagaaaaatctgTTGATTCCCTGTAGCTCCACCTCAAGTAGCAACACCAATACAAATGAGGAGAATGGTGAAAACCAACAATCCGCATCAAATAGCAGCGATCAATTAGATAACTCCCAAATGATTAATATCAATGGGGTCTCCTTCATCGACCCTTCAACCACTCAATTACACCATGCGGGATACTGCTTTGTAGAGTTTGAAACGCAAAAGGACGCTCAGTTTGCTTTGTCATTAAATGCTACTCCTTTGCCCAATTTTTATTCTCCAACGACCAATGCTCAAACAAATCCAACGTTTAAAAGGACCTTCAGGTTGAATTGGGCGTCAGGTGCCACTTTGCAAAGTTCTATACCATCTACTCCTGAATTCTCTCTGTTTGTTGGAGACCTTTCCCCCACCGCTACTGAAGCTGACTTATTATCTCTTTTTCAAACGAGATTCAAATCTGTGAAAACAGTTCGTGTAATGACAGATCCCTTGACAGGATCATCTCGTTGCTTTGGATTTGTCAGATTTGGCAACGAGGATGAACGTCGTAGAGCTTTGATTGAGATGAGTGGGAAATGGTTCCAAGGGAGAGCTTTAAGGGTTGCGTATGCCACGCCAAGAAACAACATGATGTTGCAGTTACAGgaacaacagcagcagcagcaattACAGCCTAACCAGTCCCAGCAACAAGAGCAGGAGGATAATCAAGGCCCGCTCTTGGTAAAGACCGCAAATGATCTTATTCAGAGTAATAGCAACATGCTTCCTCTCAATGCTATTCAAAACGGGCCTCCAATGCCTTCAAAAGAGGGCGGTAATTCGAACGTGCGTgcaaatgaatttttacCTTCCAACACTTACAATAGTGATCCAACCAATACCACTGTATTCGTGGGTGGGCTCGTGCCAAAAACCGCAGAGTTTCAATTGCGTTCGTTGTTTAAACCTTTCGGGCCTATCCTTAATGTCAGAATCCCCAACGGTAAGAACTGTGGGTTCGTtaaatttgagaaaagaaTTGATGCCGAAGCCTCAATACAAGGTCTTCAGGGTTTCATTGTGGGTGGCAGTCCGATACGATTGTCATGGGGGCGCCCTTCCAGTTCAAATGCTAAAGCAGCTTCGACTGTCATGGGAACAGGCCAATACCTGTCGTCAAATAATGTAAGGGCGTCTTCATCAGCTTCTGGTATGGATAACTCTAAACAGATCTTGGAATTATATGCGGAAGATAAAAGGCAACTTTTTttacaacaacagcaacagcagcagcaacaacagcaaaatGGAAACTATCCCGGGGAGCAACTAACACACCACAATTACTACAATTACAATAACTATGATTATCACGGTAACAAGAATGGTAGCCATGGCGACCTAGCCAACCCGCAGAGATCCGCTGCTccatatatacaagaaGACAGTACAATGTATTCACATCAATATTCAAGCCCTTCATACTCGCTCCAACCGATTCGTAATCAACACTCCAATGTTAATAATACCATGCCGCAATTTGGCAACACAATGCCCATGCCCCTTCCCAACGGTAACGACGACAAGATGGGCATGGGCATGAACATGAATATGAACATGGGTATGAACCCTAACATGAACATGAACATGAACCCGGTAGCATACGGAATGGGGAACAGTACGAATATGTACGACGCTTCCAGAATGATGCATCCTCCATTGAACACAGTTTCTAATGCCAATAACCCGAAATTGAACATTATGAGCAAGCATCCTAATAAGAACAATATTCCGCCAATCCATCCTTCTCTTCTACATTGA
- the MET8 gene encoding bifunctional precorrin-2 dehydrogenase/sirohydrochlorin ferrochelatase MET8 (similar to Saccharomyces cerevisiae MET8 (YBR213W); ancestral locus Anc_6.105), producing MVKSLQLAHQLKDKRILLIGGGEVGLTRLYKLIPTGCKLTLVSPDLHKAISPRFGKFIENEEPPEYRGGSRRIVNPVWDSSKDEIYEYIHGEFKDEYLDLEDEDEAWHIILTCIPDHAESARIYHLCKERFGKQQLVNVADKPELCDFYFGANLEIGDRLQILISTNGLSPRFGALVRDEIRNLFAQMGDLALEDAVVKLGELRRGIRLLAPNDKDVKYRMDWAKRCTDLFGIQHCHDIDVERLLGLFKTMFHDQNCSLQFPSKERLLRDYCSS from the coding sequence ATGGTAAAGTCGTTACAGCTAGCACATCAATTAAAGGACAAGAGGATACTACTGATCGGTGGTGGAGAAGTCGGCTTGACGAGGCTATACAAACTGATACCTACGGGTTGCAAACTGACTTTGGTCTCTCCTGACCTGCATAAAGCCATTTCTCCGAGGTTTGGGAAATTCATCGAAAATGAGGAACCTCCCGAATACAGAGGCGGCAGTAGACGCATTGTTAATCCCGTTTGGGATTCCTCgaaagatgaaatttaCGAGTACATCCACGGTGAATTCAAAGATGAATACCTCGATTTagaggatgaggatgaggCGTGGCACATAATACTGACCTGCATACCGGATCATGCCGAAAGTGCAAGAATATACCATCTTTGCAAGGAAAGGTTCGGTAAGCAGCAACTGGTCAACGTGGCAGACAAGCCAGAGCTCTGCGACTTCTACTTTGGTGCCAACTTGGAGATAGGTGACCGTCTGCAGATCCTGATATCCACCAACGGGCTATCTCCACGCTTCGGTGCTCTGGTGAGGGATGAGATCCGCAACCTATTTGCACAAATGGGAGATCTGGCCCTGGAGGACGCTGTCGTGAAGCTCGGCGAGTTGAGAAGAGGCATTAGACTACTGGCGCCGAACGATAAGGACGTCAAGTACCGCATGGACTGGGCCAAGCGCTGTACAGACCTGTTTGGCATCCAGCACTGTCACGACATTGATGTCGAACGCCTGCTTGGGCTCTTCAAAACCATGTTCCATGACCAAAACTGCTCGTTGCAATTCCCTTCAAAGGAAAGACTGCTTAGAGACTACTGCTCGTCTTGA
- the SDS24 gene encoding Sds24p (similar to Saccharomyces cerevisiae SDS24 (YBR214W) and SDS23 (YGL056C); ancestral locus Anc_6.107) produces MASASNTFPPSQNNSSNNLPTSRHASIVEMLSTPPLLPHVQVNEANDKEQPDELTPSNGAGAHGPGSAATPAPLRDEKPQFKLSAVPMTQTPSQCLSCVHAQKWQHIPLSQLIEQNKLIFVPGSISVEEAFNTLIKYHLNSIPVESFPGDMNCFTFDYNDLNSYLLLVLNKITVSNKQLTTDCQNGKPVPVGEMVKLTPKNPFYKLPENESLSTVMGILGSGVHRVAITNEQMTKVKGILSQRRLIKYLWDNARSFTSLEPLLNSSLQDLHIGVLNIQSKPTSRQSRVISIQGEEPLIMGLYKMHVERISSIAVIDKQGNLLGNISVTDVKHVTRTSQYPLLHKTCRHFISVILNSRGLETGKDSFPIFHVYPSSSLARTLAKLVATKSHRLWIVQPPESSNSASSTNLTASNTAANAAAQSSANISAPVSKSSSSTSLSSHSPLMTAIEDPPSPRSSAIAIPPPSPASSTSTPNLFEKEYRTGKLIGVVSLTDIINLLARKQTANKEVDPQSARRQRGSIAM; encoded by the coding sequence ATGGCTTCTGCATCGAACACCTTCCCCCCAAGCCAAAAcaattcttccaacaaCCTTCCAACATCTAGACATGCGTCCATTGTAGAAATGTTATCTACTCCTCCGTTGTTGCCTCACGTTCAGGTGAATGAAGCAAATGACAAAGAACAGCCAGATGAACTCACGCCGTCAAATGGCGCGGGTGCACATGGGCCAGGCTCTGCTGCTACTCCTGCCCCCTTGCGCGATGAAAAGCCTCAATTCAAACTGTCAGCTGTACCTATGACGCAGACTCCATCCCAGTGCCTATCATGTGTGCATGCGCAAAAATGGCAGCACATCCCACTGTCGCAATTGATCGAACAAAACAAGCTCATTTTTGTTCCGGGCTCTATATCAGTGGAGGAAGCTTTCAATACCCTGATCAAGTACCACCTAAACTCCATCCCCGTAGAGTCCTTCCCTGGCGACATGAACTGTTTTACTTTTGACTACAATGACCTCAACTCGTACCTTTTGTTAGttttgaataaaattaCAGTCAGCAACAAACAGCTCACTACGGATTGCCAGAATGGGAAGCCCGTACCGGTCGGCGAGATGGTAAAGTTAACTCCCAAGAACCCATTTTACAAACTACCGGAAAATGAGAGTTTATCCACGGTGATGGGGATTCTCGGGTCAGGCGTACATCGTGTGGCCATAACAAACGAACAGATGACCAAGGTGAAGGGTATATTGTCTCAACGTCGTTTAATCAAGTACCTCTGGGATAACGCTAGGTCGTTCACAAGTCTGGAGCCGCTATTGAACTCCTCGCTGCAAGATTTACACATCGGTGTCCTTAACATACAATCCAAGCCAACTTCAAGGCAGTCCCGTGTTATTTCCATCCAGGGTGAGGAACCCTTGATCATGGGTCTCTATAAGATGCATGTGGAAAGGATTTCTTCCATTGCAGTTATCGACAAACAAGGCAATTTGTTGGGCAACATATCGGTAACTGACGTAAAACACGTCACGAGAACCTCCCAATATCCATTACTTCACAAGACATGTCGTCACTTTATTTCTGTCATCCTAAATTCAAGGGGACTGGAAACTGGTAAAGATTCCTTTCCTATTTTTCACGTATACCCCAGCAGTTCGCTAGCAAGAACTCTGGCTAAATTAGTCGCCACAAAGTCTCATAGGTTATGGATTGTGCAACCGCCAGAGTCGTCCAATTCTGCATCGTCCACAAATTTAACTGCCTCTAACACTGCAGCTAATGCAGCTGCTCAGTCATCAGCTAATATCAGTGCCCCCGTGTCGAAGtcgtcttcttcaacatctCTCAGCTCTCACTCTCCACTAATGACGGCAATCGAAGATCCGCCATCTCCACGTTCCTCAGCCATCGCGATCCCACCACCAAGTCCCGCTTCCTCAACAAGCACACCAAACCTgtttgaaaaggaatacAGAACAGGCAAACTGATCGGTGTAGTTTCATTGACAGATATCATTAATTTACTGGCAAGAAAACAAACGGCAAATAAGGAAGTCGACCCTCAATCCGCAAGAAGACAAAGAGGTAGCATTGCCATGTGA
- the HPC2 gene encoding Hpc2p (similar to Saccharomyces cerevisiae HPC2 (YBR215W); ancestral locus Anc_6.111), translating to MDQKPIVIDDSKIDNEPLMSPEETETQSNTHILNTDNDFTEKEPESDAEGLLNKLSNKKTNKKMPNIAEELAKNRNYVKGSSPSPILVSTSSSSAPPSGPPSSSVGIPANRFNKSTVESYQYSPTSTLSTSKMNTEETGQNSKRMDRRTSLERGSSSFATNQLKISSLLTISSNDDTNVFNGNPSINSISPADAELHTDTNSVESLTKTPNSPRNRSLTPKVILPTQNMDGSLVKDPNLGGDTPGILIAKTSSPVNFDVESTAQVPAKFNKSITHSLKAALTKAPAEKVSLKRSNSSITSGDSNINSKKPASERAKKSNSVSAILPKPVNKTSKKATSSNTDSNKKKPASNKTSSTIKKESNAISKSSAIKKENSSLPSIKATEKEKDRSGNGTDTKNSANNVKKEIASKSPKKLVPAPVINSPKVLQTTEAEAKEPSILIDIPLYQTDTNDYLDENGQVIFNLSTLIKEKYHPNNKELAQLKDSKRNLLTQLNDHSNGALEKEKDEEGDVIELDDDEDMEDDEGELDTEANPAATTTSPKKKSHPMKGKNLIGKYDVEDPFIDDSELLWEEQRAATKDGFFVYFGPLIEKGHYASLERANGTMKRGGVKNK from the exons ATGGACCAAAAAC CGATTGTTATTGATGATTCCaaaattgataatgaaCCTTTGATGTCCCCTGAAGAAACGGAAACGCAATCGAATACCCACATACTGAATACTGATAACGATTTTACTGAAAAAGAGCCTGAAAGTGATGCTGAAGGTCTCTTAAATAAActttcaaacaaaaaaacgaATAAGAAAATGCCAAATATCGCCGAAGAACTAGCTAAAAACAGAAACTATGTTAAAGGATCGTCACCATCCCCTATCCTTGTTTCTACGTCCTCTTCCTCAGCTCCTCCGTCGGGACCCCCATCTTCTTCGGTAGGCATACCAGCAAACCGATTTAATAAGAGTACCGTAGAATCATATCAATATTCACCAACTTCCACCTTATCTACAAGTAAAATGAATACAGAAGAAACAGGGCAGAATAGTAAACGCATGGATCGCAGGACTTCTCTAGAGAGAGggtcttcctcttttgcTACTAATCAActaaaaatatcatcattgttAACTATATCCTCTAATGACGACACCAATGTTTTTAATGGCAACCCCTCTATTAATAGTATTTCACCAGCTGACGCAGAGCTCCATACGGACACAAATAGTGTTGAATCACTAACAAAAACCCCAAATTCTCCCAGGAATAGATCATTAACTCCTAAAGTTATTTTACCCACACAAAATATGGATGGCTCACTTGTGAAGGACCCCAATCTAGGTGGTGATACCCCTGGTATTCTTATAGCAAAGACTAGTTCTCCTGTAAATTTCGACGTCGAAAGTACTGCACAAGTTCCTGCAAAATTCAACAAATCTATCACACATTCTCTGAAAGCTGCTTTAACTAAGGCACCGGCAGAAAAAGTTTCTTTGAAGCGCAGTAATAGCTCGATTACGAGTGGTGATTCTAATATTAACTCCAAAAAACCTGCATCCGAGAGGGCTAAGAAATCAAACTCAGTTTCAGCGATACTACCAAAGCCAGTAAACAAGACATCAAAAAAGGCTACTAGTAGCAATACCGAttccaacaagaaaaaacctGCTTCGAACAAAACTTCATCTACCATAAAGAAAGAGTCGAATGCCATCTCCAAGTCGAGTGCaattaagaaagaaaatagctCTTTACCTTCCATCAAAGCCACTGAAAAGGAGAAGGATAGGAGTGGTAATGGTACAGATACAAAAAACTCCGCCAACAACgttaaaaaggaaatagCTTCAAAATCTCCAAAAAAGCTAGTACCTGCACCAGTGATCAATTCACCCAAAGTTTTGCAGACAACGGAAGCTGAAGCAAAAGAGCCTTCAATATTGATTGACATCCCATTGTACCAAACCGATACAAACGATTACTTGGATGAAAACGGCCAGGTAATTTTTAATCTATCAACtttaataaaagaaaaatatcatccaAATAACAAAGAGTTAGCACAGTTAAAGGACTctaaaagaaatttattgACGCAGCTGAATGATCATTCTAACGGCGCactagaaaaggaaaaagatgaagaaggtgatGTAATAGAACtcgatgatgatgaggacatggaagatgatgaaggaGAACTAGATACTGAGGCTAATCCTGCGGCAACTACAACTTCTccgaagaaaaaatcgcATCCTATGAAGGGCAAAAATTTGATTGGTAAATATGACGTCGAAGATCCATTCATTGACGATTCCGAATTACTATGGGAGGAGCAACGTGCTGCCACAAAAGATGGGTTTTTCGTTTACTTTGGCCCACTAATTGAGAAAGGTCACTATGCAAGTTTGGAGCGTGCAAACGGTACCATGAAAAGAGGCGGTGTCAAGAACAAATAG
- the YBP1 gene encoding Ybp1p (similar to Saccharomyces cerevisiae YBP1 (YBR216C) and YBP2 (YGL060W); ancestral locus Anc_6.112) — protein sequence MEPIEDLLFELTDAFKARKEDLIELVTLIDIYGEQVDQEGTHEEKTKFIETLNTLLEDNPDITGEIGWDLPKGLLKFLSKDNVDVSKRLGVNMIVQGVMKCFYAISIQGEPKKCLVTGLELLSCTSVEDVSENGQHNKNTLVDEKLPGEVVKNDSDPNDISYYGERKSSSEFFLTLKSYILFEFIGASLKRISTLYPSKYLGAAVATIEKFVYNHADSFEDALFLLRRVYTFCRNYIPPDPPKDIQLNEEFTQEMFDKVVEKESKLQVRLLRKLCTFGISTPIKTVNINTDVKYYCALNHQQFQLSVYYAELLELYSRYYQLAFSLDVNIENEFRNVVKECRIIYKSVPQEASAVNDEAKLVLERMVYKLAYTFEVQKTAKEKNVGLDSNGIVLFSGINYLETNKHLVNTMTITDAVYLYLRFATPSLYSRVYHSVAVESVNRYWLWYAITTEPLESVKKELKNLSVFVTKALLQVLLQKNCVQVNDHLRMINFTLLTRLLCLVPEAVAFGFIMDVLKACPFPLGKTSVLCILKDLSRQRISKKDENPETSLITEKLSNLGINDGHKPRKGNYKNYINLDSFKMTAVHEYCLQTIQDSFAVDAKKSNILLLSTYLNFFIVLREQWDKDLLRVVYLMVDSKLKSAELDTLSNYVQIIDANKSLGDYLISIK from the coding sequence ATGGAACCAATTGAAGACTTGCTTTTTGAGCTAACTGATGCGTTCAAAGCTCGGAAGGAGGACCTAATTGAGCTGGTAACTTTGATTGACATATATGGTGAACAAGTTGATCAAGAGGGCACACATGAggaaaagacaaaatttattgaaacGCTGAATACATTGTTGGAGGATAATCCAGATATTACCGGTGAAATTGGCTGGGATTTGCCAAAGGGCCTATTGAAATTCCTGTCAAAAGATAATGTTGATGTAAGTAAAAGATTAGGTGTTAATATGATAGTACAAGGTGTAATGAAATGTTTCTATGCAATCTCCATTCAGGGCGAACCGAAGAAATGTCTGGTTACTGGGTTGGAGTTGCTTTCATGCACTTCTGTTGAAGACGTTTCTGAGAATGGCCAACACAATAAAAACACGCTAGTTGATGAAAAGCTTCCTGGAGAAGTGGTTAAGAATGACTCCGATCCAAACGATATCTCTTATTATGGTGAAAGGAAAAGTTCAAGCGAATTCTTTTTAACATTGAAATCCTACATTTTATTTGAGTTCATTGGAGCGAGCCtcaaaagaatttctaCTCTGTatccttcaaaatatttgggAGCTGCAGTAGCaacaattgaaaagtttgTATATAATCATGCTGACTCATTTGAAGATGCGCTTTTTCTGCTTCGAAGGGTGTATACATTCTGCAGAAATTATATCCCCCCAGACCCACCGAAAGATATACAATTAAATGAAGAGTTTACTCAAGAGATGTTTGATAAGGTggtagaaaaggaaagtaaATTGCAAGTCAGATTGCTACGTAAACTGTGCACTTTTGGTATTTCGACTCCTATAAAAACGGTTAACATAAATACCGATGTAAAATACTACTGCGCACTAAATCACCAACAGTTTCAATTATCAGTGTACTATGCCGAATTACTCGAACTATATTCTAGGTACTATCAATTGGCGTTTTCGCTTGATGTTAATATAGAGAATGAATTCCGGAATGTCGTAAAAGAATGCAGAATTATCTACAAATCTGTACCCCAGGAGGCTTCCGCTGTAAATGATGAAGCGAAATTGGTCTTGGAAAGGATGGTTTATAAACTAGCGTATACGTTTGAGGTACAAAAGACCgcgaaagaaaagaatgttGGCTTAGACTCCAATGgtattgttttgttttccgGTATCAACTATTTAGAAACCAATAAACATCTAGTGAATACAATGACTATAACGGATGCCGTTTATCTTTATTTGAGATTCGCAACTCCTTCATTGTATTCGAGAGTTTATCATAGTGTGGCTGTTGAATCCGTTAACCGTTATTGGCTATGGTACGCCATTACAACGGAGCCCTTGGAAAGCGTCAAGAAAGAGCTAAAAAATCTTTCAGTGTTTGTTACAAAGGCTTTATTGCAGGTTCTACTTCAAAAGAACTGCGTTCAAGTCAATGACCACTTGCGAATGATAAATTTCACCCTTCTCACAAGATTACTATGTTTGGTTCCTGAGGCAGTTGCATTTGGCTTTATCATGGATGTTCTCAAGGCATGTCCTTTTCCGTTGGGTAAAACATCTGTACTGTGCATACTAAAAGATCTTTCGAGACAACGcatttccaagaaagatGAGAACCCTGAGACTAGTTTAATTACCGAAAAATTGTCAAATTTAGGAATTAATGACGGCCACAAGCCTAGGAAAGGTAATTATAAGAATTATATCAACTTGGactctttcaaaatgacAGCTGTTCACGAATATTGTTTGCAAACTATCCAAGATTCATTTGCGGTGGATGCCAAGAAGAGCAATATATTACTATTGTCGACCTACTTAAACTTTTTCATAGTACTGAGAGAACAATGGGATAAGGATTTATTGAGGGTTGTTTACTTAATGGTTGATTCTAAATTGAAATCAGCAGAACTTGATACACTTTCCAATTATGTACAGATTATAGATGCAAACAAGTCTTTGGGAGATTATTTGATCAGCATAAAATGA
- the ATG12 gene encoding Atg12p (similar to Saccharomyces cerevisiae ATG12 (YBR217W); ancestral locus Anc_6.113), translated as MSRILESENETESDESSIISTSNGSVSERSRNNQELKSSTHTVQNRLELFSRRLSQLGLASDISIDQQVESSSNSTYEQKEMTKTNAQTEQKSRKEKPDTQKIQIKFQPIGSMAQLKPSVCKISMSQSFAMVILFLKRRLKMDNVYCYINNSFAPSPQQNVGELWMQFKVNDELIVSYCASVAFG; from the coding sequence ATGAGCAGGATCCTGGAGAGCGAAAATGAAACAGAAAGCGATGAAAGCTCCATCATATCCACTAGCAATGGCTCTGTCAGTGaaagatcaagaaataaTCAAGAACTAAAATCGTCGACCCACACAGTTCAAAATAGATTGGAACTTTTCAGTAGGAGACTGTCTCAACTTGGATTAGCAAGCGATATTTCTATCGATCAACAAGTTGAAAGTTCATCCAATAGCACTTATGAGCAGAAGGAAATGACCAAAACAAATGCACAAACGGAACAAAAGAGCCGCAAAGAGAAACCGGATACTCAGAagattcaaataaaatttcaacCTATTGGATCTATGGCACAATTAAAACCCTCTGTTTGTAAGATTTCTATGTCACAATCTTTTGCGATGGTAATTTTATTCCTCAAAAGACGGCTGAAGATGGACAatgtttattgttatataaataattcTTTTGCACCTAGTCCACAGCAAAATGTTGGGGAGCTTTGGATGCAATTTAAAGTCAATGATGAGCTAATTGTGAGTTATTGTGCATCGGTAGCGTTTGGGTAG